A section of the Desulfovibrio sp. Huiquan2017 genome encodes:
- a CDS encoding HD domain-containing phosphohydrolase — protein MRADQKHDIPDGLNEEYYQVSADILGSFNKYRPPLNIFTFKEDVARVIPYYKVGGRLSNDQVAELTDLTNQGLVFVSREDHPVYVKHISYQLDLVLVDGNLKEKEIADIFTQALTRRLAEFFEQPVKAVFDKLWVDLMVLSEYLYSDMSRSRALVRRLHKEHSLENHSMNSGFLGLALWAKTKEKGFAEGVKRPTFDRVLAGLFLHDLGMAKVPLFIRTKDKPLTGEERAKVNGHTKVGFEMLGKLGLRYAEMDQCVTEHHERLNGSGYPLKSVKQEFPGRLTAVADSFCAMVTKRPYAEPMSPVQAATSLAQDPRYDPELTKALQMLLLIDLKMK, from the coding sequence ATGCGAGCCGACCAGAAGCACGACATCCCCGATGGGCTCAACGAAGAGTACTACCAGGTCAGCGCCGACATCCTGGGCAGCTTCAACAAATACCGCCCCCCTCTGAACATCTTCACCTTCAAAGAGGACGTGGCCCGGGTTATTCCCTATTACAAGGTCGGCGGCAGGCTCTCCAACGACCAGGTCGCCGAGCTGACCGACCTGACCAACCAGGGTCTGGTCTTCGTCTCGCGGGAGGACCATCCTGTCTACGTCAAGCACATCAGCTACCAGTTGGACCTGGTCCTGGTGGACGGGAATCTCAAGGAAAAGGAAATCGCGGACATCTTCACCCAGGCCCTGACCCGCCGGCTGGCCGAGTTCTTCGAGCAGCCGGTCAAGGCGGTTTTCGATAAGCTCTGGGTGGACCTCATGGTCCTGTCCGAATACCTCTACAGCGACATGAGCCGCTCCCGGGCGCTGGTCCGGCGGCTGCACAAGGAGCATTCCCTGGAGAACCACTCGATGAACAGCGGCTTTCTCGGCCTGGCCCTATGGGCCAAGACCAAGGAGAAGGGGTTCGCGGAAGGGGTCAAGCGGCCCACTTTCGACCGCGTTCTGGCGGGGCTCTTCCTGCACGACCTGGGCATGGCCAAGGTGCCCCTGTTCATCCGCACCAAGGACAAGCCGCTGACCGGCGAGGAGCGCGCCAAGGTCAACGGGCACACCAAGGTGGGCTTCGAGATGCTCGGCAAGCTCGGCCTGCGCTACGCCGAGATGGACCAGTGCGTGACCGAGCACCACGAACGGCTGAACGGCTCGGGCTATCCGCTCAAATCGGTCAAGCAGGAGTTTCCCGGCAGACTGACCGCCGTGGCCGATTCCTTCTGCGCCATGGTCACCAAGCGTCCGTATGCGGAGCCCATGAGCCCCGTCCAGGCGGCCACGTCCCTGGCTCAGGACCCCCGCTACGACCCGGAGCTCACCAAGGCCTTGCAAATGCTGCTTTTGATCGACCTGAAAATGAAGTAG
- a CDS encoding UDP-N-acetylmuramoyl-L-alanyl-D-glutamate--2,6-diaminopimelate ligase, with the protein MFLFSGSHSEKEKVRGIMDFETLLEKAKKGLVVHTDSRKVQDGECFVAMPGTAVRGIDYIPNALENGARYIVVQDAARDLVAPVIEKKAVAVYVDNPAVALGELARAHFHVMDRDLKLVAITGTNGKTTTSYIIEHLLAQSGLKVGVLGTVNYRWPGFMMDAPLTTPDCWMIHELLFNMKKADVDVAVMEVSSHALDQYRVAGLDFDAAVFTNLTQDHLDYHGDMETYFRAKAKLFAEYPRLNKAGVINYDDPYGRRLLAECEGGVGYGIGDAEAVRGEIGDKPLVQGRILSMTGQGMEIETSWKGKTWVVQSPLVGSFNALNLLAAQAVGLQLGLGCKDMRTLSTFPGVPGRLERVMNDQNLDIFVDYAHTPDALENVQRTLKGLNFKRLITVFGCGGDRDRTKRPLMAASAARYADVAVLTSDNPRTEDPVAIMDDARPGLAGAKRIMENPDRAEAIRMAVAEMEPGDALLIAGKGHEDYQIIGTAKRHFSDREAALKAIEEVYS; encoded by the coding sequence ATGTTTTTGTTCTCTGGCTCTCATAGCGAAAAGGAAAAGGTACGGGGCATCATGGATTTCGAGACCCTGTTGGAAAAAGCGAAAAAGGGACTGGTCGTGCACACGGATTCGCGCAAGGTCCAGGACGGCGAATGCTTCGTGGCCATGCCCGGCACGGCCGTGCGCGGCATCGACTACATTCCGAACGCCCTGGAAAACGGCGCGCGCTACATCGTGGTCCAGGACGCGGCCCGCGACCTGGTGGCCCCGGTGATCGAGAAAAAGGCCGTGGCCGTGTACGTGGACAACCCGGCCGTCGCCCTGGGCGAACTGGCCCGGGCCCATTTCCACGTCATGGACCGCGACCTCAAACTGGTGGCCATCACCGGAACCAACGGCAAGACGACCACCTCCTACATCATCGAGCACCTGCTGGCCCAAAGCGGGCTCAAGGTGGGCGTGCTCGGCACGGTCAATTACCGCTGGCCCGGCTTCATGATGGACGCGCCCCTGACCACGCCGGACTGCTGGATGATCCACGAATTGCTCTTCAACATGAAGAAGGCGGACGTGGACGTTGCGGTCATGGAGGTCTCCTCCCACGCCCTGGACCAGTACCGCGTGGCCGGGCTGGACTTCGACGCCGCCGTGTTCACCAACCTGACCCAGGACCACCTGGACTATCACGGCGACATGGAAACCTATTTCCGGGCCAAGGCCAAACTCTTCGCCGAGTATCCGCGCCTGAACAAGGCGGGCGTGATCAACTACGACGATCCCTATGGCCGAAGGCTGCTGGCCGAGTGCGAAGGCGGCGTCGGCTACGGCATCGGCGACGCCGAGGCCGTGCGCGGCGAGATCGGCGACAAACCCCTGGTCCAGGGGCGCATCCTGTCCATGACCGGCCAGGGCATGGAGATCGAGACCTCCTGGAAGGGCAAGACCTGGGTGGTCCAATCGCCCCTGGTGGGCTCGTTCAACGCCTTGAACCTGCTGGCCGCCCAGGCCGTCGGGCTGCAACTGGGCCTGGGCTGCAAAGACATGCGCACCCTGTCCACCTTCCCCGGCGTGCCCGGACGGCTGGAACGGGTAATGAACGACCAAAACCTGGACATCTTCGTAGACTACGCCCACACCCCGGACGCCCTGGAAAACGTGCAGCGAACCCTGAAGGGACTGAATTTCAAGCGCCTGATCACCGTGTTTGGTTGCGGCGGCGACCGCGACCGGACCAAACGCCCGCTCATGGCCGCATCCGCGGCCCGCTACGCCGATGTGGCCGTGCTGACCTCGGACAACCCGCGCACCGAAGACCCGGTCGCGATCATGGACGACGCCCGCCCCGGACTGGCCGGGGCCAAGCGGATCATGGAGAACCCGGACCGGGCCGAGGCCATCAGGATGGCCGTGGCCGAGATGGAGCCGGGCGACGCCCTGCTCATCGCGGGAAAAGGGCATGAAGACTATCAAATCATCGGCACCGCCAAGCGCCACTTCTCGGACCGGGAAGCCGCGCTCAAGGCCATCGAGGAAGTGTATTCGTGA
- the pyk gene encoding pyruvate kinase, whose translation MDRHIKIISTLGPATGSYEAVKELVESGAKIFRLNFSHGGTEFFAQMVQVIRQLEEETGLTLTVLQDLSGPKIRTCDVGLGAFEVTKGTEVMLGTPDKVEGIKEPFICLDIPEMFHGLKVGDPVALSDGMIRFNVVAVEDEHLIRLKATNSGMCPPRKGITFPGTKTPLAPLTDKDKKDLAFGMELGVDVVAMSFVQKPEDIRSLRREMAQHGRQLPIVAKLERTAALDCLDEIIQEADGIMVARGDLGLELDLAELPVAQKRIIKSCNEAGKPVIVATQMLLSMVNSPMATRAETTDVANAILDGADCVMLSEETAIGNYPGETVRFMRKIAYQIEAFMFEPGHAELDRGSAREHPSTFLAYAAALLAGKTNARAIVCHSTSGATSRLLSSCRPKQSIYALSSDSTVRHFTNLSWGVIPAIPLDVIHDHQERAEVFVRQCTDFVEGDIVIITAGQPERGKSTTQTNVVKLYQKLSKEED comes from the coding sequence ATGGACAGGCATATAAAGATAATATCCACCTTGGGCCCGGCCACCGGGTCCTATGAGGCGGTCAAGGAACTGGTCGAGTCCGGGGCCAAGATCTTCCGGCTCAATTTTTCTCACGGCGGCACGGAGTTCTTCGCCCAGATGGTCCAGGTCATCCGACAGCTGGAAGAGGAGACCGGTCTGACCCTGACCGTGCTCCAGGACCTGTCCGGCCCCAAGATCCGCACCTGCGACGTGGGGCTCGGGGCCTTTGAGGTGACCAAGGGAACCGAGGTCATGCTGGGTACTCCGGACAAGGTCGAGGGCATCAAAGAGCCGTTCATCTGTCTGGACATCCCCGAAATGTTCCACGGGCTGAAGGTCGGCGATCCCGTGGCCCTGTCCGACGGCATGATCCGTTTCAACGTGGTGGCCGTCGAGGACGAACACCTGATCCGCCTGAAGGCCACAAACTCGGGCATGTGCCCGCCGCGCAAGGGCATCACCTTCCCGGGCACCAAGACCCCGCTGGCTCCGCTGACCGACAAGGACAAGAAAGACCTGGCCTTCGGCATGGAGCTGGGCGTGGACGTGGTGGCCATGAGTTTCGTGCAGAAGCCCGAGGACATCCGCAGCCTGCGCCGGGAGATGGCCCAGCATGGTCGGCAGCTGCCCATCGTGGCCAAGCTCGAACGCACCGCGGCCCTGGACTGCCTGGACGAGATCATCCAGGAGGCCGACGGCATCATGGTCGCGCGCGGCGACCTCGGCCTGGAGTTGGATCTGGCCGAACTGCCCGTGGCCCAGAAGCGGATCATCAAGTCGTGCAACGAGGCGGGCAAGCCGGTCATCGTGGCCACCCAGATGCTCCTGTCCATGGTCAACTCGCCCATGGCCACGCGGGCCGAGACCACGGACGTGGCCAACGCCATCCTGGACGGGGCGGACTGCGTCATGCTCTCCGAGGAAACCGCCATCGGCAATTATCCCGGCGAGACCGTCCGGTTCATGCGCAAGATCGCCTACCAGATCGAGGCCTTCATGTTCGAGCCCGGTCACGCCGAGCTGGACCGGGGCAGCGCCCGGGAGCATCCCTCGACTTTCCTGGCCTACGCCGCGGCCTTGCTCGCGGGCAAGACCAATGCCCGGGCCATCGTCTGTCATTCCACTTCCGGAGCCACCTCGCGGCTGCTCTCCTCCTGCCGTCCCAAACAATCCATCTACGCCCTGTCGTCGGACAGCACGGTCAGGCATTTCACGAACCTGTCCTGGGGGGTTATTCCGGCCATACCGCTGGACGTCATTCATGACCACCAGGAGCGGGCCGAGGTCTTTGTCCGCCAATGCACGGACTTCGTGGAAGGGGACATCGTCATCATCACGGCGGGACAGCCTGAGCGGGGCAAGTCCACGACCCAGACCAACGTAGTCAAACTGTACCAGAAACTGAGCAAGGAAGAGGACTAG
- a CDS encoding CBS domain-containing protein — translation MMLRKRAWDMMRDEYPTVQEDASLAEAIRVMRKAMVDAPDSQVVVVKTKGGKLKGTINLWQLFKAVKQSVLKDENLTMDGEVDWDQQFANACLICTQLRLDEYIIPNPPLLRPNDPILVVLDVFLKSRRDWALVVEADKVMGVVYVTDVYRDMTRDMVQIFKG, via the coding sequence ATGATGCTCAGAAAGCGCGCCTGGGACATGATGCGCGACGAATACCCGACCGTACAGGAAGACGCCAGCCTGGCCGAGGCCATCCGCGTCATGCGCAAGGCCATGGTGGACGCCCCGGACTCACAGGTGGTGGTGGTCAAGACCAAGGGCGGCAAGCTCAAGGGGACCATCAACCTGTGGCAGTTGTTCAAGGCGGTCAAGCAGTCGGTGCTCAAGGACGAAAACCTGACCATGGACGGCGAGGTGGACTGGGACCAGCAGTTCGCCAACGCCTGCCTCATCTGCACCCAGCTCCGGCTCGACGAGTACATCATCCCCAACCCGCCGCTGCTCCGGCCCAACGATCCCATCCTGGTGGTCCTGGACGTCTTTCTCAAATCCCGCCGCGACTGGGCCCTGGTGGTGGAGGCCGACAAGGTCATGGGCGTGGTCTACGTCACCGACGTCTACCGCGACATGACCCGCGACATGGTCCAGATATTCAAGGGCTAA
- a CDS encoding DUF3108 domain-containing protein, with protein sequence MRKILLAVLLVMFLVLPAGSAGEPSPPFGPGETLYYDIHWTVIHAGRAELHCLDDTEMDGVPARYFFAKARTLGWVDTFYKVRDTMEAWTDLGVNYALRYRKDQNEGSYHKKVDLVFDKKTDKSYRYARGKLQHTLDQPRDVFDPMSILFAFRKEALYKGMEFDANVSDGKVSVVGKAFVEDRETVETGIGDVDAYRVRLDIRHLSGVFKKSKDARLYVWFSADDRRLPVKVRSKVAVGSFTMTLREYRPPVRG encoded by the coding sequence ATGCGCAAAATCCTTTTGGCCGTCCTGTTGGTGATGTTCCTGGTCCTGCCCGCCGGGTCCGCCGGGGAACCGTCCCCGCCTTTCGGGCCGGGCGAGACGCTTTATTACGACATCCATTGGACCGTGATCCACGCGGGCCGTGCCGAGTTGCACTGCCTGGACGACACGGAGATGGACGGCGTGCCCGCGCGCTATTTTTTCGCCAAGGCGCGGACGCTGGGCTGGGTGGATACCTTCTACAAGGTTCGCGACACCATGGAGGCCTGGACCGACCTGGGGGTCAACTACGCCTTGCGCTATCGAAAGGACCAGAACGAGGGCTCCTACCACAAGAAGGTGGATCTGGTTTTCGACAAGAAGACCGACAAGTCCTACCGCTACGCCCGGGGCAAGTTGCAGCATACCCTGGACCAACCCAGGGACGTCTTTGACCCCATGTCCATCCTGTTCGCCTTTCGCAAGGAGGCCCTGTACAAGGGTATGGAGTTCGATGCCAATGTGTCCGACGGCAAGGTCTCCGTGGTGGGCAAGGCGTTCGTGGAGGACCGGGAGACCGTGGAAACCGGCATAGGCGATGTGGATGCCTACCGCGTGCGCCTGGACATCCGGCATCTGTCCGGGGTCTTCAAAAAGTCCAAGGATGCCCGGCTGTACGTGTGGTTTTCGGCCGACGACCGGCGTCTTCCGGTCAAGGTCCGCTCCAAGGTGGCGGTCGGTTCCTTCACCATGACCCTGCGCGAATACCGTCCGCCCGTTCGGGGCTAG
- a CDS encoding penicillin-binding transpeptidase domain-containing protein — protein sequence MAKDNARRTDHSGIKMGFVMALFSIALGALWVRTGWVQLHEGDALADQASRQSLAAEYEYGERGRILDRNGEMLATSVEAQSVFARPFDIENIDVAADVLSRDLKLSRREVYRRLKSRKKFVWIKRQISDREAAALSRADLKGVRLTTEHARIYPNGHLAGQLLGFTDIDGRGREGIERVYDKMLSPSKAEFVVQRDATGRLLYLDAHGREIDVNGADVRLTIDTHIQHAAEQALANSIAKYEARAGIVLVVEAKSGDILAMASEPFFNPNTVRSSKPSQRRLRPLTDIYEPGSTMKPFLIAAALQEGTITPDTLIDCENGRWKVARRVIRDTHPARWLPAHKVLRYSSNIGMAKIGMNLGAGVYHDYLTKLGFGEKTHLGLPGESSGILRPAGTWTSVDLACISFGQSIGVTAVQLAHAFLCLANQGSTRDLNLILSPKSERRNASIQVFTPETAATVLKMMEEVVQEDGTGRSARIQGITMAGKTGTAQKASKEGGYGDQYLSSFVALVPAQDPELLVITMIDEPQKSNYGSMVAAPVCREVTVRTLAYHGQLSETLHADAADGMAEDVASDGPLTEAVPAPLARADDGTVPNVAGLPVRRALETLAGMGIVPVLKGQGMTVKRQEPAAGRPWPGNRTKEGTDDVFVLWLS from the coding sequence ATGGCAAAGGACAACGCAAGGCGCACGGATCACAGCGGGATCAAGATGGGGTTCGTCATGGCCCTCTTCTCGATCGCGCTCGGTGCTCTGTGGGTACGCACCGGCTGGGTACAGCTCCATGAGGGCGACGCCCTGGCCGATCAGGCCTCCAGGCAAAGCCTGGCCGCCGAATACGAATACGGCGAGCGGGGACGCATCCTCGACCGCAACGGCGAAATGCTGGCCACCTCGGTAGAGGCCCAGTCCGTTTTCGCACGTCCTTTTGACATCGAAAACATCGACGTGGCCGCTGACGTCCTGTCCCGCGACCTCAAGCTGTCCCGCCGCGAGGTTTACCGCAGGCTCAAATCCCGCAAAAAATTTGTTTGGATAAAACGGCAGATCTCGGACCGCGAGGCCGCGGCCCTGAGCCGCGCCGATCTCAAGGGCGTCCGGCTGACCACCGAACACGCGCGCATCTACCCCAACGGACACCTGGCCGGGCAACTGCTCGGCTTCACCGACATCGACGGCCGGGGCCGCGAGGGCATCGAGCGCGTCTACGACAAGATGCTTTCCCCGAGCAAGGCCGAATTCGTGGTCCAGCGCGACGCCACTGGCCGCCTGCTCTACCTCGACGCCCACGGCCGGGAGATCGACGTCAACGGCGCGGACGTGCGTCTGACCATCGACACCCATATCCAGCACGCCGCCGAGCAGGCCCTGGCCAATTCCATCGCCAAATACGAGGCCCGGGCGGGCATCGTCCTGGTGGTGGAAGCCAAGTCCGGCGACATCCTGGCCATGGCCAGCGAACCGTTCTTCAACCCGAATACGGTGCGCTCGTCCAAGCCCTCCCAGCGCCGGCTGCGTCCCCTGACGGACATCTACGAGCCCGGCTCGACCATGAAACCGTTTTTGATCGCCGCCGCCTTGCAGGAAGGGACCATCACCCCGGACACCCTTATCGACTGCGAGAACGGCCGCTGGAAGGTCGCCCGCCGGGTCATCCGGGACACCCATCCCGCGAGATGGCTGCCCGCCCACAAGGTCCTGCGCTATTCCTCCAACATCGGCATGGCCAAGATCGGCATGAACCTCGGCGCCGGGGTCTACCACGACTATTTGACCAAACTCGGATTCGGTGAGAAGACCCACCTCGGCCTGCCGGGCGAGTCCTCGGGTATCCTCCGTCCCGCCGGGACCTGGACTTCCGTGGACCTGGCCTGCATCAGCTTCGGCCAGTCCATCGGCGTGACCGCCGTGCAGTTGGCCCACGCCTTCCTCTGCCTGGCCAACCAGGGGTCCACCCGCGATCTGAATCTGATCCTGAGCCCCAAAAGCGAACGTAGGAACGCCTCCATCCAGGTCTTCACCCCCGAGACCGCGGCCACGGTGCTCAAGATGATGGAAGAGGTCGTCCAGGAGGACGGCACCGGACGCAGCGCCCGCATCCAGGGCATCACCATGGCGGGCAAAACCGGCACGGCCCAGAAGGCATCCAAGGAAGGCGGTTACGGCGACCAATACCTGTCCTCCTTCGTGGCCCTGGTTCCGGCCCAGGACCCGGAACTGCTGGTTATCACCATGATCGACGAACCGCAGAAGTCCAACTACGGCTCCATGGTCGCGGCCCCGGTCTGCCGCGAGGTGACCGTGCGCACCCTGGCCTACCACGGCCAGTTGTCCGAGACCCTGCACGCGGACGCGGCGGATGGAATGGCCGAGGACGTCGCGTCCGACGGCCCCCTGACCGAGGCCGTGCCCGCGCCCCTGGCCCGGGCCGACGACGGCACGGTCCCGAACGTGGCCGGGCTGCCCGTGCGCCGGGCGTTGGAGACCCTGGCGGGAATGGGGATCGTTCCCGTGCTCAAGGGGCAGGGGATGACGGTCAAGCGCCAGGAACCCGCCGCGGGGCGGCCCTGGCCCGGCAACCGCACCAAGGAGGGGACGGATGATGTTTTTGTTCTCTGGCTCTCATAG
- the murF gene encoding UDP-N-acetylmuramoyl-tripeptide--D-alanyl-D-alanine ligase, translated as MNLTLAEVARCLGTLADEGFQETMVSEVKTDSRTVERGDLFFCLTGENFDGHEFAAQAAAGGACAVVTSRMIGEIDAPVIMVRDTRAALGRLAACWRDICGAKLAAVTGTAGKTTVKEMLFAVASQKFSTAKNYRNLNNQIGLPLSMLKASADQELWIMELGISRQGDMEELAPVASPDLAVITNVGPGHLEGLGNEAGVAQAKTSLLRYLRQGGRAVVCKDYPLLWNAALELVDAPVGFSGRADADTDFYAVYLGSLDNGRGRFRLKTPDGDGELTAPFRGAHYAENLACVAAAAHCLGLTRDDVVNGVQDMRVDPQRFCCKTGGRITVVDDTYNANPLSMANAIRTAREMAGDGPLVLVLGDMRELGGEAIRCHEELGGVIREVAPAMVFYKGDHFLDVERGFGAFMRTAGSADEFIKAWRELCISEGVVLVKGSRSLRMELHANALCRELNAAAQGGGK; from the coding sequence GTGAACCTGACCCTGGCTGAAGTCGCACGCTGTCTCGGCACCCTGGCCGATGAAGGCTTCCAGGAGACCATGGTCTCCGAAGTGAAGACCGACTCCCGTACCGTGGAGCGCGGCGACCTTTTCTTCTGCCTCACGGGCGAGAATTTCGACGGCCACGAGTTCGCGGCCCAGGCTGCCGCGGGCGGCGCCTGCGCCGTGGTGACCTCGCGTATGATCGGCGAGATCGACGCGCCGGTGATCATGGTCCGCGACACCAGGGCGGCCCTGGGCCGGCTGGCCGCCTGCTGGCGCGACATCTGCGGGGCGAAGCTCGCGGCCGTGACCGGCACGGCGGGCAAGACCACGGTCAAGGAGATGCTCTTCGCCGTGGCCTCGCAAAAATTTTCCACGGCCAAGAACTACCGCAACCTCAACAACCAGATCGGGCTGCCCCTGTCCATGCTCAAGGCTTCGGCCGACCAAGAACTGTGGATAATGGAACTGGGCATCTCCCGACAGGGCGACATGGAAGAGCTGGCCCCGGTGGCCAGCCCGGACCTGGCCGTCATCACCAATGTGGGCCCAGGCCACCTGGAAGGCCTCGGCAACGAGGCGGGCGTGGCCCAGGCCAAGACCTCCCTGCTGCGCTATCTGCGCCAGGGCGGGCGGGCCGTGGTCTGCAAGGACTACCCCCTGCTCTGGAACGCGGCCCTGGAACTGGTGGACGCGCCGGTGGGCTTCTCGGGCCGGGCGGACGCCGACACCGATTTTTACGCCGTCTATCTCGGCTCCCTGGACAACGGCCGGGGACGCTTCCGGCTGAAAACGCCGGACGGCGACGGCGAACTGACCGCTCCGTTTCGCGGGGCCCACTACGCCGAGAATCTGGCTTGCGTGGCCGCCGCGGCGCATTGTCTGGGACTGACCCGGGACGACGTCGTCAACGGCGTGCAGGACATGCGCGTCGATCCGCAACGGTTCTGCTGCAAAACCGGCGGCCGGATCACGGTGGTGGACGACACCTACAACGCCAACCCCCTGTCCATGGCAAACGCCATCCGCACCGCCAGGGAAATGGCCGGAGACGGCCCCCTGGTCCTGGTCCTCGGCGACATGCGCGAACTGGGCGGCGAGGCGATCCGGTGCCACGAGGAACTGGGCGGGGTCATCCGCGAGGTCGCGCCCGCCATGGTCTTCTACAAGGGCGACCACTTCCTCGACGTGGAACGCGGCTTCGGCGCCTTCATGCGCACGGCCGGAAGCGCGGACGAATTCATCAAGGCGTGGCGGGAGCTGTGCATCTCCGAGGGCGTGGTCCTGGTCAAGGGCTCTCGCTCCCTCAGGATGGAACTGCACGCCAACGCCTTGTGCCGGGAATTGAACGCGGCAGCCCAAGGAGGCGGTAAGTGA
- a CDS encoding division/cell wall cluster transcriptional repressor MraZ: protein MKFRGHAHRSLDDKGRLILPPEFRDAIRSELPDGVIVLTIFDKHVIGITPEQWDKLERELESIKSPSRALQNTIRLLNLGYTETPVGKQGRIAIPAHLRKSGKLDKDVVVIGAGRRLEIWSAEAFEDLLDQDYDVSMELAENNVSLPF from the coding sequence ATGAAGTTCAGAGGTCACGCACATAGAAGCCTGGACGACAAGGGTCGGCTTATTCTGCCGCCCGAGTTCCGGGACGCGATCCGTTCGGAGTTGCCGGACGGGGTCATTGTGCTGACCATCTTCGACAAGCATGTCATCGGCATCACCCCCGAACAATGGGACAAGCTTGAACGCGAACTGGAGTCGATCAAATCGCCCAGCCGCGCGCTGCAGAACACCATACGGCTGCTGAACCTGGGGTACACCGAAACCCCGGTGGGCAAGCAGGGGCGCATTGCCATTCCCGCGCACCTGCGCAAGTCCGGCAAGCTCGACAAGGATGTGGTGGTCATCGGCGCGGGCAGGCGGTTGGAAATCTGGTCCGCCGAAGCTTTCGAAGACCTGCTCGACCAGGACTATGACGTGTCCATGGAGCTGGCCGAAAACAACGTCTCCCTGCCCTTCTAA
- the rsmH gene encoding 16S rRNA (cytosine(1402)-N(4))-methyltransferase RsmH — protein sequence MKPGEVSPASLHTTVLLHEVVRWLRPRPGGRYMDGTLGMGGHSLALLEAAGEGAELVGLDRDREALALATRRLEPFADRAHLFHLPFSRYEEALDEIGWETIDGAVLDLGVSSLQLDEAERGFSFIHDGPLDMRMDPDVGPSAEVLVNTLKHGELARIIRVYGEDPLAGKIASAIVREREKETITRTLQLAEIVRLAYPPKMRHTARNHPATRTFQGLRIAVNRETEELEHYLATIVGRLKPGARLAIISFHSLEDRAVKHAFRDAAKGCKCPPHQLHCTCGGVPEMKVLTKKPVAASDAERDANPRARSAKLRVAERLGPDGEEA from the coding sequence ATGAAGCCGGGAGAAGTCAGCCCCGCCTCGCTCCACACCACGGTTCTTTTACATGAAGTGGTTCGGTGGCTCAGGCCACGCCCCGGCGGCCGCTACATGGACGGCACCCTGGGCATGGGCGGCCACAGCCTGGCGCTTCTCGAAGCGGCGGGCGAAGGGGCCGAGCTCGTGGGGCTCGACCGGGACCGGGAGGCATTGGCGCTCGCAACCAGACGGCTTGAGCCGTTCGCGGACCGCGCGCACCTCTTCCACCTGCCCTTTTCCCGGTACGAGGAAGCCCTGGACGAGATCGGCTGGGAGACGATCGACGGCGCGGTCCTGGACCTCGGCGTCTCCTCCCTGCAACTGGACGAAGCGGAAAGAGGATTCAGCTTCATCCACGACGGGCCCTTGGACATGCGCATGGACCCGGACGTCGGCCCTTCGGCCGAAGTGCTGGTCAATACGCTGAAACACGGAGAGTTGGCGCGGATCATCCGGGTGTACGGGGAGGACCCCCTGGCCGGAAAGATCGCGTCGGCAATAGTGAGGGAACGGGAGAAGGAAACGATCACAAGGACGCTTCAACTGGCCGAGATAGTGCGGCTGGCCTACCCGCCGAAGATGCGGCACACGGCCCGCAACCATCCGGCGACCCGGACCTTCCAGGGACTGCGCATAGCGGTCAACAGGGAAACTGAGGAACTTGAACATTACCTTGCAACGATAGTCGGACGCCTGAAACCAGGCGCGAGGCTGGCCATAATTTCGTTTCACTCCCTGGAGGACAGGGCCGTGAAGCACGCATTTCGGGATGCCGCCAAAGGGTGCAAATGCCCCCCGCATCAACTCCACTGCACCTGCGGCGGCGTGCCCGAAATGAAAGTGCTGACCAAGAAACCGGTGGCCGCCTCGGACGCCGAGCGGGACGCCAACCCCCGGGCCAGGAGTGCCAAGCTCCGGGTGGCGGAACGGCTTGGACCCGACGGAGAAGAAGCATGA